TAGGAAACTTAATCCTACTAATACTATTTCTTATGTTCAGGTAAAGATGCTGTCTTTTTTGGTTTTTGGATTATTGGGTTGTTTTAGATTCGTGGGGTGGAGTTTATTTGTGATGAATTTGAGTAATCTGTCATTTGTTTCATTGTTGTTTTGAGTGTTTGAAAGCAGGCACACGGGGAAACGGGACACTTGGATACTGACTCGGTGAAACTgtgttattttaaagtttccTATCTAAAAAAGAAGTTTTGTGCCGTAAGGTCGAGTGTCCGACGCGTTTCCGAGACTTCGAGTGTGCAACGCGTTTCCGGAACGTCGAGTGTGCGACGCGTTTCCGGAACGTCGAGTGTCCGGCGTGTTTCCGGAACGTCGAGTCTCGAGTGTCTGACatgtttccgaaacgggacatgttgattgaatgaaatGTCTCTGCTAACTATAATTTCTCAAGGGTGTCGTTAGAAATTGGTTAATGTGAAATGCTTTTAAATGTTAATATGTTTTCAGTGAATTTTtgaatgataaaatatttgagtTTTGAAGTTAGATTTCATTGGATGTTGTGATTTCTGTAAACTGTAGTTGTATTAAAGCTGAGATTGCTTGAAGCGCAGAATTATGTTTGTACTAGCATGTTCTAGACTTCTAGTATTGTATTGTCTTGAGGTTTGCCATAGTAATAATCTTTTTCTCTGTGTTCCAGATTCTAGGGACTGGAATGGACACACAAGATACTTCACCTTCAGTTTTGCTTTTCTTTGACAAGCAAAGATTCATTTTTAATGCTGGTGAGGTAATGGTGATGCaaacttttttttccttttttaaaaaaaattggaatgcTTCTTTGTTGCTTATTATTTTATATCTGCGAGACTGTTACTATTTGTTATTGAGTTATTGTGTTTAATAAAAGGCGTCTCAATCAGAGTGAATTAGAAGTTTTATCTGCATTCtggtttatcaaaaatattttgttatctAATACTGTTGTGTCCTCAGCTCCATAAGTTATTCATTTTTTGGTTAATCTGATGTATAAAACTAGTTcaaattttatacaatttgcCAGATGGGGAAGTTAGATATTAGCTACCTCAAAAATAATGacctattattattatttttctcctTTGAATTAGAGTTAAAGTTGCATAAATCTTCATGTTCTTACAAATTTGTCACTCAGACTCAACAAGTCATGTGAACTATGAAGTCCTTACTTGAGACATTCATGCAGAACAAAATTGTAGTTAAAATGACTTGAGCAATCTGTATTATATGCTCTAACTTACTGTTCCAAACAGTCCGCATTAAATCATTctcatatttttcttttgatttgtaattataGTTTCTATAGATTTACTTTAAGTAATCGAAATAGGGCCACATATTGTCGTTGTAAATTCTATTGAGGAAGGGAGATACCATTTTAGTTAGAGGGTAACATTCAGAAATCCTAGTAACATTGCATGCAATCCCTTATCTTGAAACTTTCACCGAAATTGGCATGATAGTCTTTGGACACTATTCTAAAGTATTGCTCAATGTTGAAGTTGGTTAGTAGCTGTATGATCTATGACCCCTATTGATCTTTTTGTTTTCTGAACCTACAATTGGCATGCAGGGATTGCAACGGTTCTGCACTGAACATAAGATTAAACTATCAAAGGTATGAGATTTCTCAAGAAAAACACTCATGGACACACCCACATTTATCCATGCTTCacatcataatgattcttctGTGTTTATCATTCATCAATCTGTGAGCATAGTGTCGTGTACAATAAACATGGATTTACACTTTTTCAGATAAATCACATCTTTCTCTCTCGTGTCTGCTCAGAAACTGCCGGTGGAATTCCAGGTATATGTCATTATAGATTAATGATGACCTCATACTTGTAAATGCTGTTACTTTTAAGCATAAATACAAATCTTAGCATAATGCACTATTGTCTCCTAGTGTCAATATTACCTGATATTTGTTACATGGTGCAATTAGCATGTGAGAACCTAATTTTACTGGTATTTATTTCTCCTCACAGGGCTTTTGTTGACTTTAGCTGGCATGGGAGAAGAAGGATTGTCGGTgagtttcaatttcaattgaTGTACGTAAACACTTTGTCTTTTCCTAATAGATTATCCTAAATTGGAAAAGTGTGGCATCTCTAATCAATTACACGCACGGTATTTGATGTTATGCAGGTCAACATATGTGGTCCTTCAGATCTTCAGTATTTGGTTAATGCCATGAAATGTTTCGTCCCTCATGCTGCCATGGTTAACACAAAAAGCTTTGGTTCTGATACTACTGCTCAGTTTGAAGCAAATAGCTTAAGTGATCCCATTGTCCTCGTTAACAATGAGGTTGTCAAAATATCAGCCCTTCTTTTACAGCCAAGCAGCTCAAAAGAATCAGCAGTAAAGCCCGGTGATGTGTCTGTGTTATATCTTTGTGAATTGCCTGAAATTACTGGGAGATTTGACCCACAAAAAGCTAAAGCTCTTGGTCTGAAACCTGGTCCAAAGTACAGTGAACTGCAATTAGGGAATTCAGTAAGGTCAGATCATCAGGATATCATGGTGGGTCTCAAATTCAATAGAACTCCCGTGTCTCAATACTTGTTATCTACTGTAAGTGTTGACACATGATATTTGCTTATTGCAATTTGCAGGTTCATCCAAGTGACGTAATGGATCCTTCAATTCCAGGTCCAATTGTAATTCTTGTTGACTGCCCAACGGAACTGCATGTACAAGAATTGTTAACCATACAAAACCTTGATAGTTACTATGTAGATTACTCAGATAACCAACCGGAGAATAAGAAAACGGTGGCTTGTATCATTCATTTAAGTCCTGCTTCTATCATAAGCAGCGGCAATTACCAGAAGTGGATAAAGAAGTTTGGTTCAGTCCAACACATTATGGCTGGACATGAATTGTAAGCAACTTTTCTTAGCTCTTCTTCTTCCAAAAGTATGTTGGTATTGATAGTACTTGATAAAGATGTGTTGTGGCAGGAAGAATGTGGAAATTCCAATTCTTAAAGCCAGTGCCAGAATTGCTGCAAGACTTAATTACCTGTGTCCTCAGTTTTTTCCAGCTCCAGGTATTTGGTCACTTCAGCAGATTAACAGGTCGACTGAGGACTCTGCTTTTTCCAGCCAGGTTTGTTGCACACCCTCAAGGCCTCTTCTGGTTTGAAGTATACAGCTTTTAAGTTTTAAGGCTATTTGAATGTTTAGATGGCTAAAGTGCTTGTTCTGAATCCTTGCGCCAGGGTTGTGGCTCAGAATTTTCTGAAAGGATATTAGCTGAAAATCTTCTTAAGGTATATATCAAACCGTTTTTTCTTAGACCATTGGCCTTGGTGTCTCACTAGGCCGTATTTAACGTCCGCAAATTTCACAATAGTTTTGAAATGCCTGTCCATTTTCTTCCTTAATCTTTTTAATCCAATGTTGAACAGTTTACTTTGCGTCCTCATGCTCATCTAGGACTGGACAAATCCAATATTCCAAGTCTGATGGCTCGCTCAGAAGTTATTAATGAGTTACTTACAGAACTTCCAGAAATTGTAGATGCTGCTCAGGATGTCGGCCAGTTCTGGAATAGATCTGGACAATTGAAAGGAGATATAGCTCTTGGACCAGACAGTAATGCTATGATCGAAGAGCCATGGTTAGATGAGAATAGTCTTCCTAGCTGTTTGGAGAATATCAGGAGAGACGATATGGAGATTGTGCTTCTTGGAACAGGTTCATCTCAGCCATCTAAATATCGAAATGTTAGCGCTATCCATATTAATCTCTTCTCCAAAGGAGGTTTGCTTCTAGACTGTGGGGAAGGAACACTTGGACAACTGAAACGAAGGTAACATGATGCGAAGTTATAATAAAGCACTGTTCTCGTGCTTTCTATAGTATTTTTCTTCCATTTTTAACATGTAATAATTCCAGTTCTCTGAAAACAGGTATGGTGTGGAGGGTGCTGATAGTGTTGTGAGAAATCTATCATGTATCTGGATTTCTCATATTCACGCCGATCACCATACAGGATTAGCAAGAATTCTCGCACTGCGGCGTAATTTGTTGAAGGATGTGGTCCATGAGCCATTACTAGTTGTTGGGCCAAGGCAGCTTAAGGGATTTCTAGATGCATACCAAAGACTGGAGGACCTGGATATGCAGTTCCTCAATTGTAGGAGTACCGATAGCGCTAAGTGGGAAGCTTATGAGGGTA
This window of the Mercurialis annua linkage group LG5, ddMerAnnu1.2, whole genome shotgun sequence genome carries:
- the LOC126680442 gene encoding tRNase Z TRZ3, mitochondrial isoform X1 is translated as MPQISSLRFLFSPLKPSVFSKPTPCSIFTLLCSSNRRRITPTHKSLNFRIRKNSTFTSTEKNNNMKQKGNERDEKGTAMEEKGSENLGFNKRRAEGRDKSDKPKRNLQLKTRKLNPTNTISYVQILGTGMDTQDTSPSVLLFFDKQRFIFNAGEGLQRFCTEHKIKLSKINHIFLSRVCSETAGGIPGLLLTLAGMGEEGLSVNICGPSDLQYLVNAMKCFVPHAAMVNTKSFGSDTTAQFEANSLSDPIVLVNNEVVKISALLLQPSSSKESAVKPGDVSVLYLCELPEITGRFDPQKAKALGLKPGPKYSELQLGNSVRSDHQDIMVHPSDVMDPSIPGPIVILVDCPTELHVQELLTIQNLDSYYVDYSDNQPENKKTVACIIHLSPASIISSGNYQKWIKKFGSVQHIMAGHELKNVEIPILKASARIAARLNYLCPQFFPAPGIWSLQQINRSTEDSAFSSQGCGSEFSERILAENLLKFTLRPHAHLGLDKSNIPSLMARSEVINELLTELPEIVDAAQDVGQFWNRSGQLKGDIALGPDSNAMIEEPWLDENSLPSCLENIRRDDMEIVLLGTGSSQPSKYRNVSAIHINLFSKGGLLLDCGEGTLGQLKRRYGVEGADSVVRNLSCIWISHIHADHHTGLARILALRRNLLKDVVHEPLLVVGPRQLKGFLDAYQRLEDLDMQFLNCRSTDSAKWEAYEGNSEFNKNYSTPGSPNNLDDANKSTLNTKLTLFAKDRKKPSSVVDNPMAFVRLRNLKRVLNEAGLETLISFPVVHCPEAFGIVLKAAERMNSVGKPIPGWKIVYSGDTRPCPAMIEASDGATVLIHEATFEDDLEDEAIAKNHSTTKEAIDVGNSGGAYRIILTHFSQRYPKVPVFDDTHMHNTCIAFDMMSVNMADLPVVPKVLPYLKLLFRNEFEMVVDEPDDVTAIS
- the LOC126680442 gene encoding tRNAse Z TRZ4, mitochondrial isoform X2, giving the protein MLGLQRFCTEHKIKLSKINHIFLSRVCSETAGGIPGLLLTLAGMGEEGLSVNICGPSDLQYLVNAMKCFVPHAAMVNTKSFGSDTTAQFEANSLSDPIVLVNNEVVKISALLLQPSSSKESAVKPGDVSVLYLCELPEITGRFDPQKAKALGLKPGPKYSELQLGNSVRSDHQDIMVHPSDVMDPSIPGPIVILVDCPTELHVQELLTIQNLDSYYVDYSDNQPENKKTVACIIHLSPASIISSGNYQKWIKKFGSVQHIMAGHELKNVEIPILKASARIAARLNYLCPQFFPAPGIWSLQQINRSTEDSAFSSQGCGSEFSERILAENLLKFTLRPHAHLGLDKSNIPSLMARSEVINELLTELPEIVDAAQDVGQFWNRSGQLKGDIALGPDSNAMIEEPWLDENSLPSCLENIRRDDMEIVLLGTGSSQPSKYRNVSAIHINLFSKGGLLLDCGEGTLGQLKRRYGVEGADSVVRNLSCIWISHIHADHHTGLARILALRRNLLKDVVHEPLLVVGPRQLKGFLDAYQRLEDLDMQFLNCRSTDSAKWEAYEGNSEFNKNYSTPGSPNNLDDANKSTLNTKLTLFAKDRKKPSSVVDNPMAFVRLRNLKRVLNEAGLETLISFPVVHCPEAFGIVLKAAERMNSVGKPIPGWKIVYSGDTRPCPAMIEASDGATVLIHEATFEDDLEDEAIAKNHSTTKEAIDVGNSGGAYRIILTHFSQRYPKVPVFDDTHMHNTCIAFDMMSVNMADLPVVPKVLPYLKLLFRNEFEMVVDEPDDVTAIS